The following coding sequences lie in one Rutidosis leptorrhynchoides isolate AG116_Rl617_1_P2 chromosome 4, CSIRO_AGI_Rlap_v1, whole genome shotgun sequence genomic window:
- the LOC139904364 gene encoding monolignol oxidoreductase AtBBE-like 15, protein MNLKMSCYFSNTLVLLLLLLASLSIFCSSNPIQDSFHQCLSQLDTQSFTQLPNLFFTPNNTSFIPILNSTAQNLRCVASYAAKPELIFTPLQETHIQTAVVCAKKLGVQLRFRSGGHDYEGLSYTSVMDPPYVVIDLAKLRAIDVNLEDNSVWVEAGATVGELYYRVAEKSKTHGIPAGLCTSLGVGGHITGGAYGSMMRKYGLAADNALDAKIIDANGRILDRKAMGEDVFWAIRGGGGGSYGVIVSWKLKLVPVPETVTTFNVGRTLEEGATSILYKWQQVAADKLDDDLFIRVMISTSSVPNTTQRTISTTYNALFLGDVGKLQEIMQQNFPELGLKKEDCFEMTWLESVLFIAGYPRTVPTSVLLAAKPAFLNYFKAKSDFVTKPIPEKGLEGIWERFLEEESPLMIWNPYGGMMARIPESSIPFPHRNGILFKIQYVSSWMNPEKEVMNKHVDWIRKLYNYMAQYVSMFPRQAYVNYRDLDLGMNDKDGSDTSFVKASSWGTRYFKDNFNRLVKIKTEFDPDNFFKHEQSIPVLPLKGNIQRFKHWKRGKGKKKIHH, encoded by the coding sequence ATGAATCTCAAAATGAGTTGCTACTTTTCAAACACACTCGTGCTTCTACTCTTGCTGCTAGCATCACTTTCAATCTTTTGTTCTTCAAATCCAATTCAAGATAGCTTCCATCAATGTCTTTCTCAGCTTGATACGCAATCTTTCACTCAACTTCCCAACTTATTTTTCACCCCAAACAACACTTCTTTCATACCCATTTTAAACTCAACCGCCCAAAATCTCCGGTGCGTCGCCTCCTATGCAGCTAAACCTGAGCTTATTTTCACTCCATTACAGGAAACCCATATCCAAACTGCGGTTGTATGTGCCAAAAAGCTGGGAGTTCAGCTTAGGTTTAGAAGTGGAGGCCATGATTATGAAGGGCTCTCTTATACATCCGTTATGGACCCTCCTTACGTCGTTATAGACTTAGCCAAACTACGTGCCATTGACGTTAACCTTGAAGATAATTCGGTTTGGGTTGAAGCTGGTGCAACCGTTGGCGAGCTTTACTATCGAGTTGCAGAGAAAAGCAAGACTCATGGGATCCCAGCTGGTCTATGCACCAGTCTAGGAGTTGGTGGTCACATCACGGGTGGTGCGTATGGTTCCATGATGAGAAAATACGGTCTAGCTGCCGACAATGCGCTCGATGCGAAGATCATTGATGCAAATGGTCGAATTTTGGATCGAAAAGCAATGGGTGAAGATGTTTTTTGGGCTATTCGTGGAGGTGGCGGGGGCAGTTACGGAGTTATAGTTTCTTGGAAACTAAAACTCGTCCCTGTCCCTGAAACCGTCACGACTTTTAATGTCGGAAGGACATTAGAAGAAGGTGCCACCAGTATACTTTACAAGTGGCAACAAGTTGCAGCTGACAAACTTGATGATGATCTTTTCATTAGGGTTATGATTTCAACCTCAAGTGTACCAAACACAACTCAAAGAACAATAAGTACAACTTACAATGCCCTGTTTCTTGGAGATGTGGGTAAACTTCAAGAAATCATGCAACAAAACTTCCCTGAATTGGGTTTGAAAAAAGAAGATTGCTTTGAAATGACTTGGTTGGAATCCGTCCTGTTCATCGCCGGTTACCCCAGAACCGTTCCGACAAGCGTTCTACTTGCCGCGAAACCTGCTTTCTTGAACTACTTTAAGGCAAAATCAGATTTTGTAACGAAACCAATTCCAGAAAAGGGATTAGAAGGAATCTGGGAAAGATTCTTGGAAGAAGAAAGTCCATTAATGATATGGAATCCGTACGGTGGGATGATGGCTAGGATTCCAGAATCATCAATTCCATTTCCTCATAGAAATGGTATACTTTTCAAGATACAGTATGTCAGTAGTTGGATGAACCCTGAAAAAGAAGTCATGAACAAACATGTTGATTGGATTAGGAAGCTGTATAATTATATGGCTCAATATGTTTCCATGTTTCCAAGACAAGCTTATGTAAACTATAGAGATCTTGATCTTGGAATGAATGATAAAGATGGTAGTGACACAAGTTTTGTGAAAGCAAGTTCATGGGGGACAAGGTATTTCAAGGACAACTTCAATAGGTTGGTGAAGATTAAAACTGAGTTTGATCCTGATAATTTCTTCAAGCATGAACAGAGTATCCCAGTTTTACCCTTAAAAGGTAACATTCAaagattcaaacattggaagaggGGAAAGGGTAAAAAGAAAATCcaccattaa